The Novipirellula artificiosorum genome includes a window with the following:
- a CDS encoding transglutaminase-like domain-containing protein, whose amino-acid sequence MPILAITAVVFAGDVRVGAQGRLIYQLISLALVLLSIGFFFSCRSVDGKASPSFSPKHKWLLLTIDSDEDLSQQADAMTSEDWARLIALPHDLDPRIGELAARVIGKSVTTGDKILAVENFFLDNYEYQFGIEVPAQRDPIAYFLLDRPPAHCEYFASGAVVLLRSVGVPCRYVTGLVAGAFAVRRIRRWRFIGYRKAV is encoded by the coding sequence TTGCCGATCTTGGCCATCACGGCGGTTGTCTTCGCAGGTGACGTCCGCGTTGGCGCTCAGGGACGATTGATCTATCAACTGATTTCGCTGGCGTTGGTCTTGTTGTCGATCGGTTTCTTTTTTTCTTGCCGCAGCGTAGATGGAAAGGCAAGTCCGTCTTTTTCTCCCAAACACAAATGGCTGCTTCTGACGATCGACTCGGACGAGGATTTGTCACAACAGGCAGATGCGATGACGAGCGAAGACTGGGCGAGATTGATTGCTTTGCCGCACGACCTGGATCCTCGCATTGGCGAATTGGCAGCCAGGGTTATCGGCAAGTCGGTGACGACAGGCGACAAGATCCTTGCCGTTGAGAATTTCTTTCTCGACAACTACGAATACCAATTTGGCATTGAAGTTCCCGCACAGCGAGATCCGATTGCCTACTTCCTGCTCGATCGCCCGCCGGCTCATTGCGAGTACTTCGCTAGCGGCGCGGTGGTGTTGCTCCGATCCGTTGGCGTGCCTTGTCGCTACGTTACCGGATTGGTCGCTGGCGCCTTCGCAGTTCGACGGATCCGACGTTGGCGATTCATCGGTTACCGCAAAGCGGTTTGA